From Xylocopilactobacillus apis, a single genomic window includes:
- a CDS encoding pectate lyase-like adhesive domain-containing protein: MIIENLISVFKNKKMPQLIFFLFLEILFFSTISEVNAEVQIDDPAINSAHLLTYPNEGNDSNLNEGIYEPFYGKTVFDDTAAANSATDDPREQYDTPDPDDPTNIAKFRVKTHSETNDQIKQRLIDGDVYGQIQRYKSEGETAYVSTPNELLNALWGRKGAYKSSDAYPTFGPNASGAVAQVNITHIVLTKDIVFTYGTTVNGYQSFTNLVGLTGNYIPNRNIVIDGIDPRDPTKTKHTLDFNGAYNAARIDLNSNYFKSKFVFNNVNLQGTDYFGIGSAVNNTINKTVIYRNVKYRGSQLAASYYTDIVFTGYNDIQPSISYQTLQPVSSGASDSKGPIYDDAKPGKTTYAYGHLPSNAPAGSTATYYCQQIMESYNVTFAYNTKFDSFTPTDSSFVLGYYLSNGKPCNINVMDHAEVNASSTNQGSVMEYAYSATIQLWSGELEVHPHAVLNINAYEFQNTAPNGDTNTNNTTHNPNYTRDLINLTPQGGFNPNIKIDDYATLNGNQSGPIASAGLSNGAVGLGAGASIDVGKWGKFNIKSVNAGMTTRPVLYMANSAKVNVSQPGTFDLQGDGDYKGVRSLIQLGSSATFQFNRARMVNIQYNGVQPNTKLITMNPGQMDVQNMDVYAWNRGNTAANGTHPDAYDNVEGKDYLWQSIFNFAANYNSSGFLNIDPTASSLFPTDIEDIRTNYNTNNFQRVMFHYIPTVYVKFTSQPVDDPSDVNSYTISGNTFTDDITDPNADYVPLANAYVRLNGRVQNSVLGLDQPFLNEISSDSKWSDLSGSGIDIKSNFSAISDSSGNFIVQLPKDASTNYQKTFMASDLNDQTNTKPNENGRIQAFAFKAGNYNTASIAVNDQIPPKAQAAPLRYTVVGRTIPDPKYFIDLTSITDLDPNTNSNSFTVLTDYTFKFNSQNEVTNDAFWQTPGANKTVLVDVSDPSGNITTVSAHVTISAAPVFIEISKPKAIVKIPDNSSSWTNAQWQQWITINNPNSVKALKINDDGSTNDISSSMTNDANLHSGLNTVQYKVSTGDVAPAPTEVTEAASIELRSDTVELKLPSDASGTKSIDFGRFGSYNTGYLTPKETNTYPVNVIDDRVDKDHDWQLSINSTQFSSTSSVIPVESLDLGLLDSSTNTFSSIVQTDSIITTGQTNKNLDLMTGAGFLNSDLKLTVNRPYVDSKISSGKYNAKLTWTLIKEVP; this comes from the coding sequence ATGATTATAGAAAATCTAATTTCTGTTTTTAAAAATAAAAAAATGCCACAATTAATATTTTTTTTATTTTTAGAAATTCTCTTTTTTTCAACGATTTCTGAAGTTAATGCAGAAGTTCAGATAGATGATCCTGCTATTAATTCAGCTCATTTACTTACTTACCCCAACGAAGGAAATGATAGTAACCTTAATGAAGGAATTTATGAGCCTTTTTATGGGAAAACAGTTTTCGACGATACTGCAGCAGCAAATAGTGCAACTGACGATCCTCGTGAACAGTATGATACCCCAGATCCCGACGATCCGACCAATATTGCTAAATTTAGGGTAAAAACACATTCTGAAACTAATGACCAAATTAAGCAACGCTTAATTGATGGAGATGTTTATGGTCAAATTCAAAGGTATAAATCAGAAGGAGAAACCGCTTATGTTTCAACGCCTAATGAACTTTTAAATGCTCTTTGGGGAAGGAAAGGAGCTTATAAGTCAAGTGATGCTTATCCAACATTTGGGCCTAATGCCTCGGGAGCAGTTGCTCAAGTTAACATTACTCATATTGTTTTAACTAAAGATATAGTTTTTACATATGGTACTACAGTGAATGGATATCAGAGTTTTACAAATCTTGTTGGTTTAACAGGTAATTATATTCCTAACAGAAATATTGTAATTGATGGAATTGATCCTCGAGACCCTACAAAAACTAAACACACTTTGGATTTTAATGGAGCATACAATGCGGCTCGAATTGATTTAAATAGTAATTATTTTAAATCTAAATTTGTATTTAACAATGTTAATCTACAAGGGACAGACTATTTTGGGATCGGTTCTGCAGTAAATAATACTATTAATAAAACTGTTATATACCGAAATGTAAAATATCGTGGTTCCCAGTTAGCAGCATCTTATTATACAGATATTGTTTTTACTGGTTACAACGATATTCAGCCATCAATTTCATACCAAACTTTGCAGCCAGTAAGTAGCGGTGCATCAGACAGCAAAGGTCCAATATATGATGATGCTAAACCTGGAAAAACAACTTACGCTTACGGTCATTTGCCAAGTAATGCTCCGGCTGGATCTACAGCTACATATTACTGTCAGCAAATTATGGAAAGTTATAATGTAACTTTTGCTTATAACACCAAATTTGATAGTTTTACTCCAACGGATAGTTCCTTTGTCTTAGGGTATTACCTCAGTAATGGAAAACCTTGTAACATTAATGTTATGGATCATGCAGAGGTCAACGCCTCATCAACTAATCAAGGCTCAGTAATGGAGTACGCGTATAGTGCAACAATTCAGTTATGGAGTGGTGAACTAGAGGTTCATCCACATGCAGTATTAAATATTAATGCCTATGAGTTTCAAAATACTGCACCTAATGGTGATACTAACACTAATAACACCACACATAATCCGAATTATACACGTGATCTAATTAATTTAACGCCACAAGGAGGTTTTAATCCAAATATAAAAATTGACGACTATGCGACCCTTAATGGCAACCAAAGTGGACCAATTGCCTCTGCTGGCTTAAGTAATGGAGCAGTGGGCTTAGGTGCAGGCGCTTCAATAGATGTTGGTAAATGGGGAAAGTTTAATATTAAATCAGTAAATGCTGGTATGACGACGCGTCCTGTATTATATATGGCTAACAGTGCAAAGGTGAATGTTTCACAGCCGGGAACATTTGATTTACAGGGAGATGGTGATTATAAAGGAGTTCGATCACTAATACAGCTTGGAAGTAGTGCAACATTTCAATTTAATCGAGCTCGAATGGTTAACATCCAGTACAATGGTGTTCAGCCTAATACAAAGTTAATAACGATGAATCCAGGACAGATGGATGTCCAGAATATGGATGTTTATGCTTGGAATCGAGGCAATACTGCCGCAAATGGTACTCATCCAGATGCTTACGATAACGTTGAAGGAAAAGATTATTTATGGCAGTCAATATTTAATTTTGCTGCTAACTACAATAGTTCAGGTTTTTTAAATATTGATCCAACCGCTTCTTCTCTTTTTCCAACAGATATTGAAGATATACGTACTAATTACAATACTAATAATTTTCAGCGAGTGATGTTTCATTATATTCCAACAGTTTACGTTAAATTCACTTCACAGCCGGTCGATGATCCAAGTGATGTCAATTCTTATACAATTAGTGGTAATACTTTTACTGATGATATTACTGATCCTAACGCTGATTATGTTCCTTTAGCCAATGCCTACGTTCGATTAAACGGAAGGGTTCAAAATTCAGTCCTTGGATTGGATCAGCCTTTTCTAAATGAAATTAGCTCTGATTCTAAATGGAGTGATTTATCAGGTTCAGGGATTGACATAAAGTCTAATTTTAGTGCAATTAGTGATTCAAGTGGAAATTTCATAGTTCAACTTCCTAAAGATGCTTCAACAAATTATCAAAAAACGTTTATGGCAAGTGACTTAAACGATCAAACGAATACTAAGCCAAATGAAAACGGAAGAATCCAGGCATTTGCTTTTAAAGCTGGTAACTATAATACTGCAAGTATTGCTGTTAATGATCAGATACCGCCAAAAGCACAAGCTGCACCTTTAAGATATACGGTTGTTGGTAGAACAATACCCGATCCGAAATATTTTATTGATTTAACGAGTATTACAGATCTTGATCCAAATACAAATTCTAATTCTTTTACCGTATTGACTGATTACACTTTTAAGTTTAATTCTCAAAACGAAGTAACGAATGACGCATTTTGGCAAACCCCGGGAGCTAATAAAACTGTTTTAGTTGATGTTTCAGATCCATCTGGTAATATAACTACCGTCTCAGCTCATGTAACTATTTCGGCAGCACCTGTTTTTATCGAAATCAGTAAGCCTAAAGCAATTGTTAAGATTCCTGACAATTCATCTTCTTGGACAAATGCTCAATGGCAGCAGTGGATAACTATAAACAACCCTAATTCAGTAAAAGCACTTAAAATAAATGATGATGGTAGTACTAATGATATAAGTAGTTCAATGACGAACGATGCAAATTTGCATTCTGGCTTAAATACAGTTCAATACAAAGTTTCAACCGGAGATGTTGCTCCAGCACCAACTGAAGTAACTGAAGCAGCAAGTATAGAGCTTAGAAGTGATACAGTAGAATTAAAGCTTCCAAGTGATGCAAGTGGAACAAAATCAATTGATTTTGGTCGATTTGGTTCTTATAATACAGGTTATTTAACGCCAAAAGAAACTAATACGTACCCAGTTAATGTAATCGATGACAGAGTAGATAAAGATCATGATTGGCAATTATCAATTAACTCAACTCAGTTCTCATCAACTAGTTCAGTTATACCAGTGGAAAGTCTCGATTTAGGACTCTTGGATAGTAGTACGAATACATTTAGTAGTATTGTTCAAACAGATTCTATAATTACAACTGGACAGACCAACAAAAATTTAGATTTGATGACAGGAGCTGGATTTCTTAATTCAGACCTAAAGTTAACTGTCAATCGTCCTTATGTTGATAGTAAGATAAGCAGTGGTAAGTACAACGCTAAGTTAACCTGGACATTAATTAAAGAAGTTCCATAA
- a CDS encoding pectate lyase-like adhesive domain-containing protein: MIVNNRYLEKIFLKLKKNRLVQLVFLIGLFTSMTSLNVNADVNNPVNMAVLPNSSEDVSSSESNHGDVYAPFYGPTFLSVSPYDGASDDPRTQYDTPNPDDPLNINKFRVKTHSETDDQIKKRLVDGDVYDQIQRYKSEGETAYVSTPDELLNALLGRRGAYKPGDSLPSDANPPEVNITHIVLTKDIAFTYGTTVRGYQSFNDMRGYTETHIPNRNIVVDGIDSRDPLKTKHTLDLNGAIDPSRISICSNRYTSKFVMNNINLQGTDWYGPVSAYNNGVSKTVIYRNIKYRGAQLAASYQTDIVFTGYNDVRTTISYQSLEPVSSSTDSAGNPIYDDARPGQMLYAVGHVPSNVSPGSGRQYECQQIMESYNVSFALNTKFDGFTPTADSFVLGYYLSNGKPCNINVWDHAEVNVTSTNQGSVAEYANYTATIQLWSGELEVHPHAVLNISSYEFNDPPTNGDTNPNNIRPNPSYTRDLINLTPQGGFNPNVKVDDYATINGTQSGPIARNSLGYGAVSLGIGASLDVGKWANFNIKSTNAGASTRPVLYMNNSARVSVAQPGTFDLQGDGDYTGARSLIQLGSNATFEFNRARMVNIQYNGSQPNTNLISMAAGQMHVQNMDVYAWNTGNTAAVGTHPDPYDNVEGKDYMWQSIFNFIANYNSSGFVNIDPAASSLFPNDIADMRVNYNTNRFQRVMFHYIPTVYFMNFTSTPVDGPATDVNSYKVSGKVVTDNINDPEGDYIPMQGAYVRLSGHVKNTAAASEVGSVDLDQPFNNTVDPDPRWADISAGGLDITSKFSAITAADGTFSVTLPVDPTTGVQKTFMASDPSDPDNTRPTENGRIQAFAFNRGNYNTTNTAVLDKGKPRAQAAPLRYSVADQPAPDPKYFVDTTVDPATGLTKISDLYSDIHSNAFTKLSDYTFTFDSRNLATDTTFWGTPGNNKPVYVNVTDPSGNTTVVEGRVTISSLPVFIEVNKPSAVAKIPDGSGSWSPAQWQNWVTTTNPNEARALRINTDGSTTDISSQMTNNASGFVEGVNNIQYTVPTGAVPPNPSTVTANGTIELRTDTLKLNLPLDSSNNPKAINFGRHGSYETGYLSSNDTAVYPSQIIDDRVDKSSNWHLEVKADKFKDQTSGIVSSELPVSTMDLGLLDSTANLFSDIIDTSLTITQGVNNKSFDIMTGSGLTNTNQALKISRGSADSHLNGRTYKSNLIWTLVDGTP, from the coding sequence ATGATTGTTAATAATCGATATCTGGAAAAGATATTTTTAAAATTAAAGAAAAATCGGCTAGTTCAGCTTGTATTCCTCATAGGATTATTCACATCAATGACTTCTTTGAATGTTAATGCCGATGTTAATAATCCTGTTAATATGGCTGTCTTACCAAATTCTTCAGAAGATGTTTCGTCAAGTGAATCTAATCATGGTGATGTATACGCACCTTTTTATGGCCCAACATTTTTAAGCGTAAGTCCCTATGATGGGGCATCTGACGATCCTCGGACGCAATATGATACTCCGAATCCAGATGATCCATTAAATATCAATAAATTTAGAGTAAAGACTCATTCAGAAACTGACGATCAAATTAAAAAGCGCCTGGTTGACGGTGATGTATATGATCAAATTCAAAGATATAAATCTGAGGGAGAGACCGCCTATGTTTCAACACCTGATGAACTTTTGAATGCTCTTTTGGGACGAAGGGGTGCTTATAAACCAGGTGATTCGCTTCCTTCGGATGCTAATCCACCAGAAGTGAATATCACTCATATTGTTTTAACTAAAGATATTGCTTTTACATACGGTACAACGGTTAGAGGGTATCAAAGTTTCAATGATATGCGTGGATATACCGAAACCCATATTCCTAATCGTAATATTGTTGTTGACGGAATAGATTCTAGGGATCCGTTAAAAACGAAACACACATTAGATTTAAATGGTGCAATAGATCCATCACGAATTAGTATTTGCAGTAATAGATATACCTCAAAGTTTGTTATGAATAACATTAATTTACAAGGGACAGATTGGTATGGCCCCGTATCTGCTTATAATAATGGCGTTAGTAAAACAGTTATTTACCGTAACATAAAATACCGCGGGGCTCAATTAGCGGCGTCTTATCAAACTGATATTGTATTCACTGGTTATAACGATGTTCGGACTACTATTTCGTATCAAAGTTTAGAACCAGTTAGCAGCAGCACAGATAGCGCAGGTAATCCAATTTATGATGATGCAAGACCTGGACAAATGCTTTATGCAGTCGGTCATGTGCCCAGTAATGTTTCACCTGGTTCTGGTAGACAGTACGAATGTCAACAAATTATGGAAAGTTATAATGTATCATTTGCGCTTAATACAAAATTTGATGGTTTTACACCTACTGCAGATTCCTTTGTATTAGGATATTATCTTAGTAACGGTAAGCCTTGTAATATTAATGTATGGGATCATGCTGAGGTTAACGTTACATCTACCAATCAAGGATCAGTGGCAGAATATGCAAATTATACAGCGACAATTCAATTATGGAGTGGTGAATTAGAGGTCCACCCACATGCAGTATTAAATATTAGCTCTTATGAATTTAATGATCCCCCTACAAATGGAGATACAAATCCAAATAATATAAGGCCTAATCCTTCTTATACAAGAGATTTAATTAATTTAACTCCACAAGGTGGTTTTAATCCGAATGTAAAAGTCGATGATTATGCGACTATTAATGGAACTCAGAGTGGACCGATCGCTAGAAATAGTCTTGGTTATGGTGCAGTTAGTTTAGGAATAGGTGCTTCATTAGATGTTGGTAAATGGGCTAACTTTAATATTAAATCAACTAATGCTGGGGCAAGTACTCGACCAGTCTTATATATGAATAATAGCGCAAGAGTTAGTGTTGCTCAGCCAGGGACCTTTGATTTACAAGGAGATGGTGATTATACAGGAGCTCGTTCGCTGATTCAACTTGGGTCCAATGCGACTTTTGAGTTTAATCGCGCTCGAATGGTCAACATTCAATACAATGGAAGTCAACCCAATACTAACTTAATTTCAATGGCAGCAGGACAAATGCATGTTCAAAACATGGATGTTTATGCATGGAATACAGGTAACACTGCAGCAGTAGGAACGCACCCTGATCCTTATGATAATGTTGAAGGTAAGGATTATATGTGGCAGTCAATCTTCAATTTTATTGCAAATTATAATAGTTCAGGGTTTGTTAATATTGATCCGGCAGCATCTTCTCTTTTCCCAAATGATATTGCTGATATGCGTGTTAACTATAATACCAATAGATTTCAGCGAGTCATGTTTCACTATATTCCGACAGTTTACTTTATGAACTTTACTTCAACACCAGTTGATGGACCTGCAACCGATGTGAATTCATATAAAGTCAGCGGGAAGGTTGTTACCGATAATATTAATGATCCTGAAGGGGATTATATTCCAATGCAGGGAGCTTATGTCAGATTAAGTGGACATGTTAAAAACACTGCAGCAGCAAGTGAAGTAGGTTCAGTTGATTTAGATCAGCCGTTTAACAATACAGTTGATCCTGATCCTAGATGGGCAGATATTTCGGCTGGTGGACTTGATATTACTTCGAAGTTTTCGGCAATTACAGCTGCAGACGGGACTTTTTCGGTAACCTTACCAGTAGATCCTACTACAGGAGTTCAAAAGACATTTATGGCAAGTGATCCGAGTGATCCTGATAATACAAGACCAACTGAAAATGGGAGAATTCAAGCGTTTGCGTTTAACAGAGGTAACTACAACACTACTAATACAGCTGTTTTAGATAAAGGCAAACCAAGAGCACAAGCTGCACCATTAAGATATTCAGTTGCGGACCAGCCAGCTCCAGATCCGAAGTACTTTGTCGATACTACTGTGGATCCTGCTACAGGACTTACTAAAATTAGTGATTTGTATTCAGATATTCATTCAAATGCTTTTACTAAACTAAGTGATTATACTTTTACTTTTGATTCTCGAAACCTAGCAACAGATACAACTTTCTGGGGAACGCCAGGGAATAATAAGCCGGTGTACGTTAATGTAACTGATCCAAGCGGCAATACAACAGTTGTTGAGGGAAGGGTTACTATCTCTAGTCTTCCGGTTTTCATTGAAGTTAATAAGCCAAGCGCAGTTGCAAAAATTCCTGATGGTTCTGGGTCTTGGAGTCCAGCACAGTGGCAAAATTGGGTAACAACCACTAATCCGAATGAAGCCAGGGCTCTTAGAATTAACACTGATGGATCAACCACTGATATCAGCAGTCAAATGACTAACAATGCGAGTGGTTTTGTTGAAGGAGTTAATAATATTCAATATACTGTTCCGACTGGGGCAGTTCCACCAAATCCTTCAACAGTCACAGCTAACGGAACAATTGAGTTAAGAACTGACACTTTAAAATTGAATTTACCATTGGATTCTTCAAATAATCCAAAAGCAATCAATTTTGGACGGCACGGTTCTTATGAAACAGGATATTTGAGCTCTAATGATACAGCTGTTTATCCTTCGCAAATTATTGATGATCGCGTTGATAAATCTAGTAATTGGCATTTGGAAGTTAAAGCTGATAAATTTAAAGATCAGACGTCAGGAATAGTTAGTTCTGAGCTTCCGGTTAGTACAATGGATTTAGGACTGCTAGATAGTACAGCAAATTTGTTTTCTGATATTATAGATACTAGTTTAACGATAACTCAAGGCGTTAATAATAAAAGTTTTGATATCATGACTGGATCAGGATTAACGAATACAAATCAGGCCCTTAAGATTAGTCGTGGTTCAGCTGACAGTCATTTAAATGGACGTACTTACAAATCCAATTTGATTTGGACCTTGGTCGATGGGACACCGTAG
- the rihA gene encoding pyrimidine-specific ribonucleoside hydrolase RihA, giving the protein MTRIILDCDPGHDDALALMLAITNPKIELAAVTTSAGNQTPEKTLNNALRLLSLMGQTKIPVAGGNRTPLVRTLKTAGEVHGETGLDGADLPDPSIEPEKITAIELIANVIRESKEEITLVVTGPMTNTALFLRVYPDLANHIERIVFMGGAMGLGNWAPSVEFNIYVDPDAAKIVLNSGIPLTMVPLNVTHRAVIKKSELESIKEIDNPVAQAFYGLLKFYERYYDAPKWNFEGLPLHDPCTIAWLINPYLFNSKLMNVDVETKGDLTTGETVCDYYDLTGKPKNTEVLLDLKRSEFIDLIISSLKTFSKGDINEKKS; this is encoded by the coding sequence ATGACAAGAATTATTTTAGATTGCGATCCAGGTCATGATGATGCATTAGCATTGATGCTGGCAATCACGAATCCGAAAATCGAACTGGCAGCAGTAACAACCTCTGCAGGTAATCAAACACCGGAGAAGACTTTAAACAATGCGCTAAGATTGTTAAGTTTGATGGGCCAAACGAAAATTCCAGTCGCTGGCGGTAATCGGACTCCATTAGTTAGGACTTTAAAAACTGCTGGTGAGGTTCATGGAGAAACCGGATTGGATGGAGCAGACTTACCAGATCCAAGTATTGAGCCAGAGAAGATTACGGCGATTGAATTGATTGCAAATGTTATTAGAGAATCAAAAGAAGAAATTACTTTGGTAGTGACGGGACCAATGACAAATACAGCACTTTTTCTCAGGGTTTATCCTGATTTAGCCAATCACATAGAACGAATTGTTTTTATGGGCGGAGCGATGGGATTGGGAAATTGGGCCCCTTCTGTTGAATTTAATATTTATGTTGATCCAGATGCTGCAAAAATCGTTTTGAACTCAGGGATTCCTTTAACAATGGTGCCATTAAACGTAACACATCGTGCAGTGATTAAAAAATCTGAGTTGGAATCAATAAAAGAAATTGATAATCCTGTTGCACAGGCATTTTATGGGCTATTAAAGTTTTATGAGAGATACTATGACGCTCCTAAATGGAACTTTGAAGGATTACCGCTTCATGATCCATGTACGATTGCTTGGTTAATTAATCCTTATTTATTTAATAGCAAATTAATGAACGTAGACGTCGAAACCAAAGGAGATCTGACCACAGGTGAAACGGTCTGTGATTATTATGATTTAACTGGTAAGCCAAAAAATACAGAAGTTTTATTAGATCTTAAACGCTCAGAGTTTATTGATTTAATAATTTCATCGTTAAAAACTTTTTCAAAAGGAGATATAAATGAAAAAAAATCTT